Proteins co-encoded in one Cyprinus carpio isolate SPL01 chromosome B5, ASM1834038v1, whole genome shotgun sequence genomic window:
- the LOC109088352 gene encoding neuropeptide FF receptor 1-like translates to MEMLQELSELYLNSTLQNDYANNSNVTNHTGITYYPYYQHSLPVAAALTVAYLFIFLLCMVGNGLVCLIVLENRRMRTVTNLFILNLAVSDLLVGVFCIPTTLVDNLITGWPFTNTVCKMSGLVQGMSVSASVFTLVAIAVDRFRCIVYPFQPKLTLLVAKVTIVMIWGLAVVIMCPSAVTLTVKRVEHHYMVHDEDYNRTYPLFSCFENWASPQMRKVYTTVLFAHIYLIPLTLITLMYGRIGIKLYTTSVISGNDQQESGQSHGAQQERRPLISQKKIKVIKMLSVVALLFTLSWLPLWTLMLLTDYGGLKEDELDLLSGYVFPFAHWLAFSNSSVNPIIYGYYNENFKRGFQSVCRTHSCCFDGMKAGSRPRRKSRGDVKDPVVSSNPLAFGGRNRVYTDGDGKDSRTCLELEHRRTGRLCNNSVCSNETGSSAGSGTKGVTNQKVFQMEEAEKISPVRVGKNQAWDQ, encoded by the exons ATGGAGATGTTGCAAGAGCTTTCCGAGCTCTATTTGAACAGCACTCTCCAGAATGATTACGCAAACAACAGTAACGTCACCAACCACACCGGTATCACCTACTACCCTTACTACCAGCACTCTCTACCTGTGGCTGCCGCTCTGACCGTGGCCTACCTCTTCATCTTCCTGCTGTGCATGGTGGGAAACGGCTTGGTGTGTCTGATTGTGCTGGAGAACCGGCGGATGAGAACAGTCACCAACCTCTTCATCCTCAACCTGGCTGTGAGCGACCTTCTGGTGGGCGTTTTCTGTATCCCGACAACCCTGGTGGACAATCTCAttacag GTTGGCCGTTCACAAACACAGTGTGTAAGATGAGTGGTCTGGTGCAGGGCATGTCCGTCTCTGCCTCTGTGTTCACTCTGGTGGCCATCGCAGTGGACAG GTTCCGTTGCATTGTGTACCCCTTCCAGCCCAAACTCACCCTGCTGGTGGCCAAAGTGACCATAGTGATGATCTGGGGGCTCGCGGTGGTGATCATGTGTCCGTCGGCGGTGACGTTAACCGTGAAGAGAGTGGAGCATCACTACATGGTCCACGATGAAGACTACAACCGCACATACCCGCTGTTCTCCTGCTTCGAGAACTGGGCCAGCCCACAGATGAGGAAAGTCTACACCACCGTCCTGTTTGCGCACATTTATCTCATTCCCCTCACCCTGATCACGCTCATGTACGGACGCATCGGGATCAAACTCTACACCACCTCGGTGATCTCTGGGAACGATCAGCAGGAAAGCGGACAGTCTCACGGAGCCCAGCAGGAGAGAAGGCCGCTCATTTCCCAAAAGAAGATCAAAGTGATTAAGATGTTGAGTGTGGTGGCGCTTTTATTCACGCTTTCCTGGCTGCCTCTCTGGACTCTGATGCTCCTCACCGATTACGGAGGTCTAAAGGAAGACGAGCTGGATCTTCTGAGCGGCTATGTCTTCCCATTCGCTCACTGGCTGGCGTTTTCCAACTCCAGCGTCAACCCTATTATCTACGGCTACTACAATGAGAACTTTAAGAGGGGTTTTCAGTCGGTGTGCAGAACGCATTCGTGCTGCTTTGACGGGATGAAGGCGGGGAGCAGACCGCGACGGAAATCCAGAGGAGATGTGAAGGATCCTGTGGTCAGTTCCAACCCCTTGGCTTTTGGTGGAAGGAACCGGGTTTACACCGACGGCGATGGGAAGGACTCCAGGACTTGTCTGGAGTTGGAGCACAGGAGAACCGGTCGGCTTTGTAATAACTCGGTCTGCTCAAACGAGACAGGATCCAGCGCAGGATCTGGGACAAAAGGGGTCACAAACCAAAAAGTGTTTCAGATGGAGGAGGCGGAGAAAATAAGTCCTGTCAGGGTGGGTAAAAACCAAGCCTGGGACCAATAG